A genomic window from Planococcus rifietoensis includes:
- a CDS encoding FAD-dependent oxidoreductase yields the protein MKIIVLVGGGHAHLHALSQFAKKPREDVQLVLVSPAVYQYYSGMFSGFTEGLYDLDEIRIDLKRLAEKIGSAFYQDAICAIDPKSRILIGQSGKAYPYDAVSFDIGSQTNSPETLRKYISPIKPNYHFPEQLLKFRESAKPVIVGGGASGVELAFSVQAWRKRRHFTAVPLLLSSGALLSAQGATASKKIEAIAREKELPFFTDVTIDDIDRNSVTAKSGASYPQSDVLWLTGPKSPDLFEHSGMPVDRDGFLAVHSTLQSTRYAEVFGAGDCISIDRYPDLAKNGVYAVRQGPVLWDNLLNFLDGNPLSSFIPQKRYVAILSTGGGEAFLTYGRWSMHGKFPWKLKQRIDKKFMKAYQTIYN from the coding sequence ATGAAGATTATCGTCTTGGTTGGAGGCGGCCATGCCCATTTGCATGCGCTCTCCCAATTCGCCAAAAAACCGCGGGAAGATGTGCAACTGGTGCTCGTCTCGCCTGCGGTCTACCAATACTATTCAGGGATGTTTTCTGGATTCACGGAAGGTCTCTATGATTTGGATGAGATCCGCATCGATTTAAAACGGCTCGCCGAAAAAATCGGCTCGGCTTTCTATCAAGATGCCATCTGTGCCATCGATCCGAAATCCCGCATCCTGATAGGCCAGAGTGGCAAGGCCTATCCTTACGATGCTGTCTCTTTTGACATCGGTTCACAAACGAATAGCCCAGAAACGCTGCGAAAATACATCTCACCGATCAAGCCGAACTATCATTTTCCGGAACAATTGCTGAAATTCCGTGAATCTGCTAAGCCTGTCATTGTCGGAGGCGGCGCATCGGGCGTGGAACTGGCCTTTTCTGTACAAGCTTGGCGAAAGCGGCGACATTTCACAGCCGTTCCTCTGCTATTGAGTTCGGGTGCGCTGCTATCAGCTCAAGGAGCAACTGCTTCCAAAAAAATCGAGGCGATTGCGCGCGAAAAAGAGCTGCCGTTTTTCACGGATGTAACGATAGACGATATCGACAGAAATTCTGTGACCGCAAAAAGCGGTGCCTCCTATCCCCAATCAGATGTTCTTTGGCTGACTGGCCCGAAAAGCCCTGATTTATTCGAGCATTCAGGCATGCCAGTAGACCGCGACGGATTTTTAGCTGTCCATTCAACACTTCAATCGACCCGTTACGCCGAGGTCTTCGGTGCCGGCGATTGCATCTCGATTGACCGCTATCCGGACCTTGCAAAAAACGGGGTCTATGCGGTTCGCCAAGGACCCGTGCTGTGGGACAACCTCCTGAATTTTCTCGATGGAAATCCATTGTCTTCCTTCATTCCGCAAAAACGCTATGTCGCAATCCTCTCCACGGGCGGCGGCGAAGCTTTTTTGACTTACGGACGATGGAGCATGCACGGCAAATTCCCATGGAAACTCAAGCAGCGGATTGACAAGAAGTTCATGAAGGCTTATCAAACGATCTATAACTAA
- a CDS encoding CDP-alcohol phosphatidyltransferase family protein, with product MLDTYARKHVQPAVDKTADYLLKKGWTADGVTKTAFAIGLSSGVFIYLNQPALALIALWLSGFLDVVDGTMARKTKPSPWGTLLDISFDRLVEISVILGLAFRFPDSMWALLLLSASIIVAMTIFLTVGALSEKQGTKSFYYQAGLAERTEGFILFTLMIIFSPYLTAITLLFIAVQIFTIFQRMAEAKRILS from the coding sequence ATGCTTGATACATATGCCAGAAAACACGTACAACCGGCAGTAGACAAGACTGCCGATTATCTATTGAAAAAAGGCTGGACGGCTGACGGGGTGACCAAGACGGCATTTGCCATTGGCTTGTCATCAGGTGTCTTCATCTACTTGAATCAGCCAGCCTTGGCACTTATCGCGCTTTGGCTATCCGGCTTCTTGGATGTGGTCGATGGGACAATGGCGAGAAAAACAAAACCGTCTCCCTGGGGCACACTGCTCGACATCAGTTTCGACCGGCTCGTGGAAATCAGCGTGATTTTAGGGCTGGCTTTTCGCTTTCCAGACTCGATGTGGGCTTTGCTGCTGCTAAGTGCATCGATCATCGTTGCCATGACCATCTTCTTGACCGTCGGGGCATTATCCGAAAAACAGGGAACGAAATCGTTCTACTACCAAGCCGGGCTTGCAGAACGGACCGAAGGCTTTATCCTGTTTACGTTAATGATCATTTTTTCTCCATATTTAACGGCGATTACGCTATTGTTTATCGCCGTACAGATTTTTACCATCTTTCAGCGCATGGCTGAGGCCAAACGGATTCTGTCGTAA
- a CDS encoding FAD-dependent oxidoreductase, translating into MAKKYDIAIIGAGAAGLTAAFTAAGFSKKTVLIDKNLPGGECTWSGCIPSKSLINIAKEVHHAKKYSPELKVDTSEVLKDIQKVIQKVYAGESPEVLKESGIDFINAYARFTGPTTLEVEGETIEAKKIILSTGSTPLVPPIDGLSEVGYLTNESIFKLESFPKTMTILGAGPIGVEMSQALNRLGVKVTLVEKSERILSNDDEELALMIQQRLIEEGVTIRVGAAAVKAAQQGSQIELTVEKDGKQTAISNEGLLVALGRQANVKGYNLETAGVEYDKKRIQVDEHMETTAKGIYAIGDVVGPYQLSHMANAQGITATQNAILPINRKMNYDNVTWCTYTDPELGHSGLSEAQAREQYGDSIRVYEHDYADIDRANTKQGSIGKVKIVLDKKGYILGASILGDRAGEIISQIQTLKTLGINMGKLSSVIHPYPTYSEVLVKIGKKVYVDNLLNQPVVKIFNKAKDGELPVKKIGLYGAAAAAGFGIANMAVQNNTKPKLGVKNGRLKEMPSTPNAVSSQTTERDKFVPAWPYNGSNEQAKKNLIGMLKGYEGVRIVQVNNNYVYAVATTKLMKFKDDIEFYFNDAAQQIEFRSSSRVGYSDQGLNRKRYDEMRKRYSSISTHTRNS; encoded by the coding sequence ATGGCCAAAAAATATGATATTGCAATTATCGGGGCAGGAGCAGCAGGCCTGACAGCCGCTTTTACAGCTGCTGGATTTTCGAAAAAGACCGTTCTTATCGATAAAAATCTGCCAGGCGGAGAATGTACGTGGTCTGGCTGCATTCCGAGCAAATCGCTCATCAATATCGCGAAAGAAGTCCATCACGCCAAAAAATATTCACCTGAGCTAAAAGTCGATACATCAGAAGTATTAAAAGATATTCAAAAAGTCATTCAAAAAGTATACGCCGGGGAATCACCGGAAGTGCTGAAGGAATCCGGCATCGACTTTATCAACGCTTATGCGAGATTTACTGGACCAACGACATTGGAAGTGGAAGGGGAAACGATTGAAGCGAAAAAAATCATTCTCTCTACTGGTTCCACACCATTGGTACCGCCAATCGACGGCTTGAGTGAAGTGGGTTACCTGACCAATGAATCGATCTTTAAATTGGAGTCGTTTCCTAAAACGATGACCATTCTCGGCGCAGGCCCAATTGGTGTCGAGATGAGCCAAGCGCTCAACCGTCTCGGCGTTAAAGTGACGCTGGTGGAAAAATCGGAGCGCATCTTGTCCAATGACGACGAGGAACTCGCGTTGATGATCCAGCAGCGCCTCATCGAAGAAGGCGTCACGATTCGTGTAGGCGCGGCAGCAGTTAAAGCTGCACAACAAGGCAGTCAAATTGAACTGACAGTCGAGAAAGACGGCAAACAAACAGCGATTTCAAATGAAGGGCTTCTCGTTGCGCTCGGCCGCCAAGCAAATGTCAAGGGCTATAACCTGGAAACTGCCGGTGTCGAGTACGATAAAAAGCGCATTCAAGTGGATGAGCATATGGAAACGACCGCTAAAGGCATCTATGCCATCGGCGATGTCGTCGGGCCTTACCAACTATCGCATATGGCGAACGCACAAGGCATTACGGCGACACAAAATGCCATTTTGCCGATCAATCGCAAAATGAATTACGACAATGTGACCTGGTGTACATACACGGACCCTGAACTTGGCCACTCCGGTTTGTCCGAAGCGCAGGCACGCGAACAATACGGCGATTCGATCCGCGTCTACGAACACGATTATGCGGATATCGATCGTGCCAATACGAAACAAGGTTCGATCGGTAAAGTGAAGATCGTGCTCGACAAAAAAGGCTATATTCTTGGGGCAAGCATCCTGGGCGACCGTGCTGGGGAAATCATCAGTCAAATCCAGACACTGAAAACACTTGGCATCAATATGGGTAAATTATCCAGTGTTATCCATCCGTATCCGACCTACAGCGAAGTCTTGGTGAAAATCGGGAAGAAAGTTTATGTCGATAACTTGCTGAACCAGCCAGTCGTCAAAATCTTCAATAAAGCAAAAGATGGCGAGTTGCCTGTCAAAAAAATCGGGTTGTACGGTGCTGCAGCAGCGGCAGGCTTTGGCATCGCCAATATGGCGGTCCAAAATAACACTAAGCCAAAACTTGGCGTTAAAAATGGCCGTCTCAAGGAAATGCCTTCCACGCCTAATGCCGTTTCGTCACAAACAACTGAACGGGACAAATTCGTTCCAGCATGGCCGTATAATGGCAGCAATGAACAAGCGAAAAAGAACTTGATCGGCATGTTGAAAGGCTATGAAGGTGTGCGGATTGTCCAAGTGAATAATAATTATGTGTATGCAGTTGCTACGACTAAATTGATGAAATTCAAGGATGACATCGAATTTTATTTTAATGACGCAGCGCAGCAAATCGAATTCCGCTCCTCATCACGCGTCGGTTATTCAGACCAAGGGCTTAACCGCAAGCGCTATGATGAAATGAGAAAACGTTATTCAAGCATTTCGACACATACGCGTAATTCATGA
- a CDS encoding TVP38/TMEM64 family protein: MNKKRMAKWLLAAVAIGLVIWLSRSVFDVEAEDLRNWILSFGLWAPVIYIIVYTIRPLIFFPASVLSIAGGLAFGAWMGTLYTIMGATLGAMLSFLVAKSVGKSIVTKEWTGNAAKFQRQMEQNGFLYVLLFRLIPVINFDLISYMAAIAKVRFPSFALATLIGIIPGTFAYNFLGSSFVSGNPKVIGAAIIVFAVLTVVPIVIRNRWNRKNGGNPGKPN, translated from the coding sequence ATGAATAAAAAGCGCATGGCCAAATGGCTGCTGGCGGCTGTAGCCATCGGCTTGGTCATCTGGCTCAGCCGTTCAGTCTTCGATGTGGAGGCGGAAGATCTCCGCAACTGGATATTATCGTTTGGATTATGGGCGCCCGTAATTTATATCATCGTGTACACGATCCGGCCGCTGATTTTCTTCCCAGCCTCGGTACTGTCAATTGCGGGCGGCTTGGCTTTCGGTGCTTGGATGGGCACGCTTTATACCATTATGGGCGCGACTTTAGGTGCAATGCTGTCCTTTCTGGTCGCCAAGTCGGTAGGAAAAAGCATTGTTACAAAAGAATGGACAGGAAATGCGGCGAAATTCCAGAGACAAATGGAACAGAACGGCTTTTTGTATGTGCTGCTGTTTCGCTTGATCCCGGTCATCAACTTCGACTTGATCAGCTATATGGCAGCAATCGCCAAAGTGCGGTTCCCGTCGTTTGCCTTGGCGACTTTGATCGGTATCATCCCGGGAACCTTCGCTTATAATTTTCTCGGCAGCAGCTTTGTTAGCGGCAATCCAAAAGTGATTGGGGCGGCAATCATTGTGTTCGCTGTTTTGACCGTTGTGCCGATTGTGATTCGCAACCGCTGGAATCGAAAAAACGGGGGCAATCCAGGCAAGCCGAATTGA
- a CDS encoding ABC transporter substrate-binding protein, which yields MKIYPITAVSVLALALSACSSEQAGSATDAESLLTDDWSVIQEAAQGQEVNMYMWGGNDNINTYLDKWVAPRMKEQHGIELTRVPMNDAQDIINQLLDEKTAGKSDGSMDIIWINGENFKAAKDNDLLWGDFTGQLPNFNDYIDADAPEVSQDFGEPVEGLEAPWGKAQFVFVHDESKHETPPKSMAELADWVQEHPGQFTYPAPPDFTGSAFVRQVLYETTGGHEQYQQPAAEIEDLEQRLEPMWQYLNSIEPYLWREGETYPESLAKQDQLFASGEIGMTMSYDPALAASEVLKGRFPESTRTYLLDGGTLANTHFLSIPFNASDKAGALVAINELMSPEAQTAKLSPENWGDLTALELEKLSPEQQQAMNEVNLGEATLSIEELEQNRLPELSSDYIDIIEKGWTEHVAKE from the coding sequence ATGAAAATATATCCAATAACGGCAGTTAGCGTCTTAGCGCTTGCCCTGTCAGCCTGTTCAAGTGAGCAGGCGGGAAGCGCGACGGATGCGGAAAGTTTATTGACGGATGACTGGAGCGTTATTCAAGAAGCGGCGCAAGGCCAGGAAGTCAATATGTATATGTGGGGCGGGAACGACAACATCAATACTTATTTGGATAAGTGGGTCGCGCCACGCATGAAAGAACAGCACGGCATTGAATTGACCCGTGTGCCGATGAATGACGCGCAAGACATCATCAACCAATTGCTCGACGAAAAAACAGCTGGGAAAAGCGACGGCAGCATGGACATCATCTGGATCAACGGCGAGAACTTCAAAGCCGCAAAAGACAACGACCTGCTGTGGGGAGATTTCACCGGCCAATTGCCAAATTTTAATGACTACATCGATGCAGATGCCCCGGAAGTTTCACAGGATTTCGGAGAACCGGTGGAAGGCTTGGAAGCACCATGGGGCAAGGCTCAATTTGTATTCGTGCATGACGAAAGTAAACACGAGACTCCGCCAAAATCGATGGCTGAACTCGCCGATTGGGTACAGGAACATCCGGGACAGTTTACGTACCCCGCACCGCCTGATTTCACGGGCAGTGCTTTTGTCCGCCAGGTATTGTATGAAACGACCGGGGGGCACGAACAGTACCAGCAGCCTGCTGCCGAGATTGAAGATTTGGAACAACGCCTCGAGCCGATGTGGCAATACTTGAATAGCATTGAGCCGTATTTATGGCGCGAAGGCGAAACGTATCCGGAAAGCCTGGCAAAACAAGATCAGTTGTTTGCGAGTGGTGAAATCGGGATGACCATGAGCTACGATCCTGCACTTGCTGCGAGTGAAGTATTGAAGGGACGTTTCCCAGAGTCGACCCGCACTTATCTCTTGGACGGGGGAACACTGGCGAATACGCATTTCCTGTCGATTCCGTTTAACGCATCAGATAAAGCAGGGGCGCTTGTCGCAATCAATGAACTAATGTCGCCTGAGGCCCAAACGGCTAAATTATCGCCCGAGAACTGGGGCGATTTGACGGCGCTCGAATTGGAAAAATTATCGCCCGAGCAGCAACAGGCGATGAATGAAGTAAATCTCGGGGAAGCGACACTTTCAATAGAAGAATTGGAACAAAACCGCTTGCCTGAATTGTCTTCAGATTATATCGACATCATTGAAAAAGGGTGGACGGAACATGTGGCGAAAGAGTAA
- a CDS encoding ABC transporter permease translates to MWRKSKPYLLLLPAAGTIILLFFGGIFDGLLKSFGYFPAIGETQLTLAAYDRLLHSGSFWESMALTLRIAALSSLLSAVIGALLAVGLFFLTDSMKKATPKAWYRLFQLPLTIPHLVAGYIIVLLFMQSGFVSRLFVAFGWIDDITDFPVLVNDPFGWGIILTYAWKEAPFVALMLYPVLSRIQGSWREVSRVFGAGNWQFVREVVVPVMIPAWVIATFIVFVFTFSAFEVPYLLGVTYPSVLPVYSYQLYTSGTLADRPEALAVNMILAAFTILLGLVAYYFSKRWNVLKGWS, encoded by the coding sequence ATGTGGCGAAAGAGTAAACCGTATCTTTTGCTGCTGCCGGCCGCCGGCACGATCATCCTCCTGTTTTTCGGGGGGATTTTTGATGGGCTGCTGAAAAGCTTCGGCTATTTTCCAGCAATCGGGGAAACGCAATTGACCTTGGCTGCCTACGACAGGCTCCTGCATTCAGGCTCTTTTTGGGAATCGATGGCGCTCACGTTGCGAATAGCGGCGCTGTCTTCATTGCTGTCGGCAGTCATCGGGGCGCTCCTCGCCGTGGGCTTGTTTTTTCTCACGGATTCCATGAAAAAGGCAACGCCGAAAGCTTGGTACCGCTTGTTCCAATTGCCATTGACCATACCGCATCTGGTCGCAGGTTATATTATCGTGCTGTTGTTCATGCAAAGCGGATTTGTATCGAGATTGTTCGTGGCATTTGGCTGGATTGACGACATCACGGATTTCCCGGTGCTCGTCAATGACCCGTTCGGATGGGGAATCATCCTCACTTACGCTTGGAAAGAAGCACCTTTTGTAGCGCTTATGCTGTATCCAGTGCTGTCGCGGATCCAGGGTTCCTGGCGTGAAGTGTCACGTGTTTTCGGCGCGGGCAATTGGCAATTCGTCCGGGAAGTGGTCGTGCCCGTCATGATTCCGGCGTGGGTGATTGCCACGTTCATCGTTTTTGTATTTACTTTTTCCGCTTTTGAAGTGCCGTATCTGCTTGGTGTCACCTATCCAAGCGTGCTGCCGGTCTATTCATATCAGCTGTATACAAGCGGCACGCTTGCAGATCGCCCCGAAGCACTTGCGGTCAATATGATCCTCGCGGCTTTTACAATTTTGCTCGGACTAGTAGCGTATTACTTCAGTAAGCGCTGGAATGTACTGAAGGGGTGGAGCTAA
- a CDS encoding ABC transporter permease encodes MKKHPHLLSMFFFIALIIFVIVPFVPLLLSSLSFGWRWPDVFPQDWSLRAWEYVMNDGRTWQAVGISLWIALIVTAVNIVLAVPAANALVRYPVRGRWLFEAIIFAPILIPPFISVMGIHLTFLRLGLTETVLGVVLAHIAPTLPYMFRAVMVSYQTLSADWEDQARMLGAGAWQRFFHVVLPHLLPGILAGASLSVLISLSQYLITFIIGAGQVVTLPILLFPFISGGDPGIASAYSLLYAAIAIAALIGMDAALKRYYQLNKARQDPAKGVEP; translated from the coding sequence ATGAAAAAACATCCACACCTTCTGTCCATGTTTTTCTTCATTGCATTGATTATTTTCGTCATCGTCCCGTTTGTTCCCCTGCTGTTGTCAAGCCTGTCATTCGGGTGGCGCTGGCCGGATGTTTTCCCGCAAGACTGGAGTTTGCGTGCATGGGAATACGTCATGAATGACGGGCGAACGTGGCAGGCGGTCGGGATTAGCTTATGGATCGCCTTGATCGTAACGGCTGTGAACATCGTACTTGCAGTCCCGGCGGCCAACGCATTGGTGCGTTATCCGGTTCGTGGCAGATGGCTGTTTGAAGCGATCATTTTTGCGCCGATCCTGATTCCGCCATTCATCTCGGTCATGGGGATCCATTTGACCTTTTTGCGGCTCGGACTGACTGAAACCGTTCTTGGTGTTGTGTTGGCGCATATCGCACCGACTTTGCCGTATATGTTCCGAGCGGTCATGGTCAGCTATCAAACCTTGTCAGCGGATTGGGAAGACCAAGCGCGCATGTTGGGGGCAGGCGCATGGCAGCGATTCTTCCATGTCGTGCTGCCGCATCTGTTGCCGGGCATCTTGGCAGGCGCCAGTTTAAGCGTCTTGATTTCCTTGAGCCAATACTTAATCACCTTCATCATCGGTGCTGGCCAGGTGGTCACCCTGCCGATCTTGCTGTTTCCGTTTATCAGTGGGGGAGACCCAGGCATAGCCTCGGCTTATTCATTGCTATATGCAGCCATTGCCATTGCGGCTTTGATTGGAATGGACGCAGCTTTAAAACGTTATTATCAACTGAATAAAGCCAGACAGGATCCGGCGAAAGGAGTGGAACCATGA
- a CDS encoding ABC transporter ATP-binding protein, whose product MSDLRIIDLEKRYGAVQPKDEASFVLRPVRLSIREGEFFSLLGPSGCGKTTLLKLVAGLLQADGGEVWVGDENLTNVPPESRKFAMVFQQSLLFPHKTIEDNVAFGLKMQKVGKQQRLKAARDMLEHVGLSGFGSRFPDELSGGQQQRVALARALVANPRVLLMDEPFSALDPGLREDMRDLLSRIQKEFRVTVLFVTHDRDEAFALSDRIAVMGEGALRQVGNARELYERPDTTAVAAFLGLRNILSGTLENGRFVSSDGFLEVDGASQLADGEYFMVIRPDAIIAAENDQSSHVRIQGIIQEMKYVRGMYNLKVKAGNQLLECIFTTDQAEKTTVGEAIDLLVDMKEVRFLKE is encoded by the coding sequence ATGAGCGATTTGCGCATCATCGATTTGGAAAAGCGATATGGAGCCGTGCAGCCAAAAGACGAAGCGTCGTTCGTGCTTCGTCCGGTCCGGCTGTCCATCCGGGAAGGAGAGTTCTTTTCGCTGCTTGGGCCCTCAGGCTGCGGCAAAACGACTTTATTGAAACTGGTCGCTGGCTTGTTGCAAGCAGATGGCGGAGAAGTGTGGGTGGGGGATGAAAACCTGACAAATGTACCGCCTGAATCAAGAAAGTTTGCCATGGTGTTTCAGCAATCGTTGCTGTTTCCGCATAAAACCATTGAAGACAATGTGGCTTTTGGCTTGAAAATGCAGAAAGTCGGCAAACAACAGCGCTTGAAAGCTGCCCGGGATATGCTCGAACATGTGGGACTCAGTGGATTTGGCAGCCGCTTTCCCGACGAACTGAGCGGCGGGCAGCAGCAACGCGTGGCACTCGCCAGGGCGTTGGTGGCGAATCCGCGCGTTTTGTTGATGGATGAACCATTCAGCGCGCTCGATCCGGGCTTGCGGGAAGACATGCGCGATTTGCTGAGCCGCATCCAAAAAGAATTTCGTGTGACCGTCTTGTTCGTGACGCACGACCGCGACGAAGCTTTTGCATTATCCGACCGGATCGCGGTCATGGGCGAAGGGGCATTGCGCCAAGTCGGCAATGCGAGAGAATTATACGAACGCCCGGACACGACAGCGGTCGCTGCTTTCCTTGGCTTGCGGAATATCTTGAGCGGCACGCTGGAAAATGGCCGTTTCGTCTCTTCGGATGGATTTCTTGAAGTGGATGGCGCCAGTCAATTGGCAGACGGCGAGTATTTTATGGTCATTAGGCCAGATGCGATCATAGCAGCAGAAAATGACCAATCAAGCCATGTCCGCATTCAAGGCATCATCCAGGAAATGAAATACGTACGCGGCATGTACAACCTGAAAGTGAAAGCAGGGAACCAGCTGCTGGAATGTATTTTCACTACTGACCAAGCGGAAAAAACAACCGTCGGGGAAGCGATCGATTTGCTGGTGGACATGAAGGAAGTCCGTTTTTTGAAAGAATAG
- the namA gene encoding NADPH dehydrogenase NamA, producing the protein MAKLFEEFELKGVHFKNRIVMAPMCMYQSDKEDGQVTDWHRVHYPTRAVGGVGLIITEATAVQPIGRISSRDLGIWDDAQIDGQAEIVRLMKANGAKTGIQLAHAGRKATVDGDIQAPSAIAFNAKYKTPKAMTIEEIDDTVQAFQDGAVRAKKAGFDVIEIHAAHGYLINQFLSPLTNQRTDEYGGSSENRYRLLRRVLDEVNAVWDGPLFVRISAEDYTDGGMTPEQYVEMTKWMKQQNVDLIDVSSGAVVPAQIPVYPGYQVNFAETIKKETPIATGAVGLITEPRHAEEILQNGRADFIFLARELLRNPYWAYTAAQTLGADIEAPVPYERGWI; encoded by the coding sequence GTGGCAAAACTTTTCGAAGAATTCGAGCTCAAAGGCGTCCATTTCAAAAATCGCATCGTCATGGCTCCGATGTGTATGTACCAAAGCGATAAAGAAGACGGACAGGTTACCGATTGGCATCGTGTCCATTATCCGACGCGCGCAGTCGGCGGCGTTGGATTGATTATCACTGAAGCCACTGCCGTTCAGCCGATCGGGCGCATTTCTTCCCGCGACCTCGGCATATGGGATGATGCCCAAATCGACGGACAGGCGGAAATCGTCCGCTTGATGAAAGCGAACGGCGCGAAAACCGGCATCCAATTGGCGCATGCCGGCAGGAAAGCGACAGTCGACGGCGACATTCAGGCACCAAGCGCAATCGCCTTCAACGCTAAATACAAAACACCGAAAGCAATGACGATCGAAGAAATCGATGACACCGTCCAAGCGTTCCAAGATGGCGCTGTACGCGCCAAAAAAGCTGGCTTCGACGTCATCGAAATCCACGCAGCCCATGGCTATTTGATCAACCAGTTCTTATCTCCTTTGACCAACCAACGCACTGACGAATACGGCGGCAGCAGCGAGAACCGTTACCGCCTGTTGCGCCGTGTATTGGACGAAGTGAATGCGGTTTGGGACGGACCTTTGTTCGTGCGCATTTCGGCAGAAGATTACACAGACGGCGGTATGACGCCTGAACAATATGTCGAGATGACCAAATGGATGAAACAACAGAACGTCGATTTGATCGATGTCAGTTCAGGGGCTGTCGTGCCGGCACAGATTCCAGTCTACCCTGGCTACCAAGTGAATTTTGCGGAAACGATCAAAAAAGAAACACCAATCGCAACAGGCGCTGTCGGCTTGATCACCGAGCCGCGCCATGCAGAAGAAATTTTGCAGAACGGCCGTGCGGATTTCATCTTCCTGGCACGCGAATTGCTGCGCAACCCGTATTGGGCCTACACTGCCGCTCAGACGCTCGGAGCCGATATCGAAGCTCCTGTGCCTTATGAGCGGGGTTGGATATGA
- the proC gene encoding pyrroline-5-carboxylate reductase: MKIVCVGAGSMAESMIHGWINKRIMKPDEISVMNRSDQDRLEFLHDEYGVNIVCDDKTELRDADFILLAMKPKDVEVALKGIREKLTGDTVIVSVAAGVSIETIQKHVGDFAVARAMPNTSAQIGKSATGVAWSKFVTKEQQHLLRKLLSSIGGVTVVEEDQLHAVTGIAGSGPAYLYYFAESMVQAGIDNGLSSADAKKLVRQTFDGAAEMLQQEDFGELRKRVTSPNGTTAAGLQALYDNDFKRIVGDCVTSAANRSRELGKEFE; encoded by the coding sequence ATGAAAATTGTATGTGTAGGGGCCGGATCGATGGCCGAATCCATGATCCACGGCTGGATCAATAAGCGAATTATGAAACCCGATGAAATCTCCGTCATGAACCGGTCAGATCAGGACCGTTTGGAATTTTTGCATGATGAATATGGCGTTAACATTGTGTGCGATGACAAGACCGAACTGAGAGATGCTGATTTCATCCTGCTTGCGATGAAACCGAAAGATGTTGAAGTGGCATTGAAAGGAATCCGCGAAAAATTGACAGGCGATACTGTCATCGTCTCTGTCGCGGCAGGCGTTTCGATTGAGACGATCCAAAAGCATGTCGGCGATTTCGCCGTGGCCCGTGCGATGCCGAATACATCAGCGCAAATCGGCAAGTCGGCCACAGGCGTCGCTTGGAGCAAATTCGTCACCAAAGAACAGCAGCATTTGCTGAGAAAGCTCTTGTCATCGATCGGCGGCGTGACGGTCGTGGAAGAAGACCAATTGCACGCGGTGACCGGCATTGCAGGAAGCGGACCAGCGTATCTTTATTATTTCGCTGAATCCATGGTACAAGCTGGGATCGATAACGGCTTGTCTTCTGCAGATGCGAAGAAACTGGTGCGCCAAACTTTCGATGGCGCAGCGGAAATGCTCCAGCAAGAAGACTTCGGTGAATTGCGCAAGCGCGTCACGAGCCCGAACGGCACCACCGCAGCCGGACTCCAAGCTCTCTATGATAACGACTTCAAGCGCATCGTCGGCGATTGCGTTACTTCGGCTGCCAATCGCTCCCGCGAGCTCGGCAAAGAATTCGAATAA